In Agrobacterium vitis, one genomic interval encodes:
- a CDS encoding BMP family protein, translating into MGKQFLISRRSVLASSMALGVSAFAPSLRAAAPIKVAGIHGSPVENAWNSVLHKALQDAAKEGVIEYVFSEGVSGTDYPRAMREYAEQNAKLIIGETFPVEKQAREVAADYPKTAFVMGSSGKLSGDNFGVFGTWNFDGAYLAGMLAGKMTKSNIVGSVGAMPIPEVNMLINAFGAGVKAVNPNAKHLVTFIGTFFDPPKAREAGLAQIDAGADILFGERIGTADAAKERGIKSVGSLIDYTPRYPNTVFANALWNFRPILNAALADVAAGKPTGRDYTAYGLMKEGGSDIVFVKGVAPADAEAAMEAKRAEIKAGTFEVPKIMTEPK; encoded by the coding sequence ATGGGTAAGCAGTTTTTGATTTCGCGTCGGTCCGTACTGGCGTCGAGCATGGCTCTGGGTGTCAGCGCCTTTGCGCCATCCTTGCGGGCGGCAGCGCCGATTAAGGTGGCGGGCATTCATGGTTCTCCGGTGGAAAATGCCTGGAACTCGGTGCTGCACAAGGCTTTGCAGGATGCCGCCAAGGAAGGCGTGATTGAATATGTGTTTTCCGAAGGCGTGTCCGGCACCGATTATCCGCGCGCAATGCGCGAATATGCCGAGCAGAATGCCAAATTGATCATTGGCGAAACTTTTCCCGTTGAAAAGCAGGCACGCGAAGTGGCCGCCGATTATCCGAAGACGGCCTTTGTCATGGGCTCCAGCGGCAAGCTATCTGGCGATAATTTCGGGGTTTTCGGCACATGGAATTTCGATGGTGCCTATCTGGCGGGCATGCTGGCTGGCAAGATGACCAAGTCTAACATCGTCGGCTCTGTCGGTGCCATGCCGATCCCAGAAGTCAACATGCTGATCAATGCATTTGGCGCAGGCGTAAAAGCCGTCAATCCCAATGCCAAGCATCTTGTGACCTTCATCGGCACGTTCTTTGATCCGCCAAAAGCGCGCGAAGCGGGCCTTGCCCAGATTGATGCAGGCGCAGACATCCTGTTTGGCGAACGCATTGGCACGGCAGATGCCGCCAAGGAGCGCGGTATCAAATCCGTTGGTTCGTTGATTGATTACACCCCCCGTTATCCCAACACGGTGTTTGCCAACGCGCTGTGGAACTTCCGCCCGATCCTCAATGCCGCGCTGGCCGATGTTGCAGCAGGCAAGCCCACCGGGCGCGATTACACCGCCTATGGCCTGATGAAGGAAGGCGGCAGCGATATTGTTTTCGTCAAGGGTGTGGCACCCGCTGATGCCGAAGCGGCAATGGAAGCCAAGCGCGCCGAGATTAAGGCCGGAACGTTTGAAGTGCCAAAGATTATGACCGAACCAAAGTAA
- a CDS encoding helix-turn-helix transcriptional regulator, whose product MGQGNESKFLTPALCRAARGLLDWTQQDLAERAGVSRSTIKDYENCRHDLHRATAAQLNLALEGGGVVFLHLDDGKVGLCSK is encoded by the coding sequence ATGGGTCAAGGAAACGAGTCCAAGTTTTTAACACCAGCGCTGTGTCGCGCGGCACGTGGCCTTCTGGATTGGACGCAACAGGACCTTGCCGAGCGAGCGGGTGTCTCACGTAGCACCATTAAAGATTACGAAAACTGTCGTCACGATCTCCATCGTGCCACCGCAGCCCAGTTGAACCTTGCATTGGAAGGGGGAGGCGTCGTCTTCCTTCACCTTGATGATGGCAAAGTTGGGCTATGCTCCAAATGA
- a CDS encoding ABC transporter ATP-binding protein, with protein sequence MTVPVLDIMGVSKRFGSNLANDDISLSLAKGEILALLGENGAGKTTLMSILFGHYMPDSGKVLVDGKELPPGKPRAAIRAGIGMVHQHFSLAPNLTVLENVTTGTESLWSLRSRRAQAREKLMAISSRFGLKVDPDARLGDLSVGEQQRVEILKALYNDARILVLDEPTAVLTQIEAEMLFATLKDMAAQGLSLIFISHKLDEVMSAADRIVVLRGGRRVAERKAAETSKAELAELMVGRTVTRPVRDVSTPGDIVLEAAHLTVRKDGVDVLKAIDFRLRAGEVLGIIGVSGNGQGVLAQVLSGTMPHTAGDLLLFGTPVENLSVADAVTAGIGRIPEDRNKEGVIGEMAIWENAILERLPAFSRHGLVNRKAGMEFARTIIEQFDVRGGTPASRIRLLSGGNMQKLILGRNLINRPRILLAAQPARGLDEGAVASVHERILEARRAGTAVLLISEDLDEVMALADRIQAIVGGRLSPPINAEDANARKLGLMMAGEWQAEVSHAV encoded by the coding sequence ATGACCGTGCCCGTGCTCGACATTATGGGTGTCAGCAAACGATTTGGCAGCAATCTCGCTAATGATGACATTTCGCTGTCACTGGCGAAGGGCGAAATTCTGGCGCTACTGGGTGAAAACGGGGCTGGAAAAACCACCTTGATGAGCATCCTGTTTGGCCATTACATGCCAGATTCCGGCAAGGTTCTGGTCGATGGCAAGGAATTGCCGCCCGGCAAGCCGCGTGCTGCCATTCGGGCAGGCATTGGCATGGTGCATCAGCATTTTTCACTGGCCCCAAACCTGACCGTTTTGGAAAACGTCACAACGGGCACGGAAAGTTTATGGTCCCTGAGGTCGCGGCGTGCGCAGGCACGGGAAAAGCTCATGGCCATTTCCAGTCGCTTTGGCCTGAAAGTTGATCCAGATGCGCGTCTTGGCGATCTCTCGGTGGGTGAGCAGCAGCGGGTCGAAATTCTCAAAGCGCTATACAATGATGCCCGCATTCTGGTGCTGGATGAACCGACTGCCGTTCTGACCCAGATTGAAGCGGAGATGCTGTTTGCGACCTTGAAAGATATGGCGGCACAGGGCCTTTCGCTGATTTTCATTTCTCACAAACTCGATGAGGTCATGTCTGCCGCTGACCGGATCGTGGTGCTGCGCGGTGGACGGCGGGTGGCGGAGCGCAAGGCAGCCGAGACCAGCAAGGCAGAGCTTGCCGAACTGATGGTGGGACGCACTGTGACCCGACCCGTGCGTGACGTCTCCACTCCGGGTGATATTGTTCTGGAAGCAGCACACCTGACCGTCCGCAAAGACGGGGTCGATGTGCTGAAGGCCATCGATTTCCGGCTGCGGGCTGGCGAGGTTCTTGGCATCATTGGTGTTTCCGGCAATGGTCAGGGCGTTTTGGCGCAAGTGCTCTCCGGCACTATGCCGCATACGGCTGGCGACCTTCTGTTGTTTGGCACCCCGGTGGAGAACCTGTCGGTGGCGGACGCCGTGACGGCAGGCATCGGCCGCATTCCCGAAGACCGCAACAAGGAAGGCGTGATCGGCGAGATGGCGATCTGGGAAAATGCCATTCTTGAGCGGCTCCCGGCCTTTTCACGGCACGGTCTTGTTAATCGAAAGGCGGGGATGGAATTTGCCCGCACCATCATCGAGCAATTCGATGTGCGCGGCGGCACGCCCGCCAGCCGCATCCGGCTGCTGTCCGGCGGCAATATGCAGAAACTCATTTTGGGCAGAAACCTTATCAATCGCCCCCGTATTCTTCTGGCCGCCCAACCCGCGCGGGGTCTGGACGAAGGCGCCGTTGCCTCCGTGCACGAGCGCATTCTCGAAGCCCGCCGGGCTGGAACTGCCGTGCTGCTGATTTCCGAGGATCTGGACGAAGTCATGGCGCTTGCCGACCGCATTCAAGCCATTGTCGGCGGCAGGTTGTCGCCGCCGATCAATGCCGAAGATGCCAATGCCCGCAAACTCGGCCTGATGATGGCTGGCGAATGGCAGGCGGAGGTGTCCCATGCGGTTTGA
- a CDS encoding amidase produces MQADATALAQAIANGRLSATEAMQASISATEAFNDLGAIAYIDAEKGLEAAGAIDALPIDAKPRSAMAFAGVPTLAKDLGGPFAGFPVVAGSRLMARRGGLVDSDLAERFRSKGFCVFGLTTSPEFGLSLASEPQIGPICRNPLDRARTAGGSSGGAAAAVAAGIVAIAHATDAGGSIRVPAACCGLVGLKPSRGAMPSGPSFGNHLGGIASELVVSRSVRDTATSFSVLSGNVKGPFPPFSPTPPKAGRLRIGILTDTGDQYATDSDRLVAIDEAGRALEADGHQLVPIAFSQIAQPAAASNDAFVNIVCANLAETFSKFNLDTSKTETLTQATIERGLALPAAHLWRSLNAMVLVSRDLWRLFDDVDCLLCPMLSSAPLPIGSFPSDHRDTDLHFDRMARFAPLAALANASGCPAITLPYGSDASGLPLPVQMLAPMGSELLLLQLAARLESDQRFQQRFPIAGFTP; encoded by the coding sequence ATGCAAGCTGATGCTACTGCTCTGGCCCAAGCGATCGCAAACGGTCGCTTGTCTGCCACCGAGGCAATGCAGGCCTCCATCTCTGCCACGGAGGCGTTCAACGATCTGGGTGCCATTGCCTATATCGATGCGGAAAAGGGCCTTGAGGCGGCGGGGGCTATAGATGCCCTGCCGATAGACGCCAAGCCGCGCTCTGCCATGGCCTTTGCAGGCGTGCCAACGCTTGCCAAGGATCTGGGCGGGCCGTTTGCGGGTTTTCCGGTGGTGGCGGGATCAAGGCTCATGGCGCGCCGTGGCGGATTGGTTGACTCCGATCTGGCGGAGCGGTTCCGCAGCAAAGGTTTTTGCGTTTTCGGCCTGACCACCAGCCCGGAATTTGGCCTTTCGCTGGCAAGCGAACCCCAGATTGGGCCTATCTGCCGCAATCCGCTGGATCGCGCCCGCACCGCTGGCGGATCTTCTGGTGGGGCTGCGGCGGCTGTTGCTGCTGGCATTGTGGCCATTGCCCATGCCACCGATGCGGGCGGCTCCATCCGCGTGCCCGCCGCCTGCTGCGGCCTTGTTGGCCTGAAACCCAGCCGAGGGGCCATGCCCTCAGGCCCCAGCTTTGGCAATCATTTGGGCGGCATTGCCAGTGAGCTGGTCGTTTCCCGATCCGTGCGCGACACGGCAACCAGCTTTTCTGTGCTCAGTGGCAATGTGAAAGGTCCATTCCCGCCATTTTCACCCACGCCGCCAAAGGCTGGCCGCTTGCGCATCGGCATTCTCACCGACACGGGCGATCAATATGCCACCGACAGTGACCGCTTGGTGGCCATTGATGAGGCAGGGCGGGCATTGGAAGCCGATGGTCATCAGCTCGTGCCCATTGCCTTTTCACAAATCGCCCAGCCAGCGGCGGCAAGCAACGATGCCTTTGTCAATATCGTCTGCGCCAATCTTGCCGAGACGTTTTCGAAATTCAACCTTGATACATCCAAGACCGAAACACTGACACAGGCGACCATTGAGCGCGGACTGGCATTGCCCGCCGCCCATCTGTGGCGCAGCCTTAACGCCATGGTGCTTGTCAGCCGCGATCTCTGGCGGCTGTTCGACGATGTCGATTGTTTGTTGTGCCCGATGCTGTCATCGGCACCCTTGCCGATTGGCTCTTTCCCCAGCGATCATCGTGATACCGATCTGCATTTCGATCGCATGGCCCGCTTTGCGCCGCTCGCAGCCCTTGCCAATGCATCAGGATGCCCAGCCATTACCCTGCCCTATGGAAGCGATGCTTCCGGCTTGCCGCTTCCGGTGCAAATGCTGGCTCCGATGGGCAGTGAGCTGTTGCTTTTGCAACTGGCGGCCCGCCTTGAGAGTGACCAACGGTTCCAGCAGAGATTTCCGATTGCTGGATTCACGCCATGA
- a CDS encoding ABC transporter permease: protein MSAMMDILASTGLWAAVLRIATPLIFGTLGALLCERAGVLNLGIEGIMTFGAMIGWLSVYHGADLWTGLLIAALAGGVFGALHALLTVTLGLSQHVCGLGITLFASSFSYYTFRLAVPVAGSPPTIIPFKPIAIPGLSDLPFVGPAFFVQTPPTYIAILLAVIFAYVIFRTPLGLAIRITGENPHAAEAQGINPMAVRYGAVIAGSALMGMAGAFLTLSAFNSFFPTMVQGRGWICIALVVFSSWRPGRALLGALLFAFFDGFQLRLQTALGGAVPYQLFLMTPYILSIAALAVMARRARVPQALMQPYRRGER from the coding sequence ATGAGCGCCATGATGGACATCCTTGCTTCAACGGGTCTCTGGGCTGCCGTCTTGAGAATTGCAACGCCGTTGATTTTCGGCACACTCGGCGCTTTGCTATGCGAACGGGCGGGCGTGCTCAATCTCGGCATTGAAGGCATCATGACATTCGGTGCCATGATCGGCTGGCTATCCGTCTATCACGGCGCTGATCTGTGGACCGGCCTGCTGATCGCTGCACTGGCAGGTGGAGTTTTCGGCGCTTTACATGCGCTTTTGACGGTCACGCTCGGTCTATCCCAACATGTCTGTGGCCTCGGGATCACGCTGTTTGCCTCCAGCTTCAGCTATTACACTTTCCGTCTGGCGGTTCCAGTCGCAGGCTCACCGCCAACCATTATCCCGTTCAAGCCAATTGCCATTCCGGGCCTCAGCGATCTGCCCTTTGTCGGACCTGCCTTTTTTGTGCAGACACCGCCAACTTATATCGCCATTCTGCTGGCTGTCATTTTTGCCTATGTCATCTTTCGCACCCCACTGGGCCTTGCCATCCGCATAACAGGTGAAAACCCGCATGCAGCGGAAGCGCAAGGGATCAACCCAATGGCGGTGCGCTATGGTGCCGTGATTGCTGGCTCGGCCCTGATGGGCATGGCAGGCGCTTTTCTGACGCTGTCTGCCTTCAACAGCTTTTTCCCGACCATGGTGCAGGGCCGCGGCTGGATCTGCATTGCACTCGTGGTGTTTTCCTCATGGCGACCGGGCCGGGCGCTGCTGGGTGCGCTGCTTTTTGCATTTTTCGATGGCTTTCAATTGCGCCTGCAAACGGCGCTGGGTGGTGCCGTGCCTTACCAACTGTTTCTGATGACCCCCTACATCCTGTCCATCGCAGCCCTTGCAGTGATGGCGCGGCGCGCCCGCGTGCCGCAAGCGTTGATGCAACCCTATCGGCGCGGCGAGCGCTGA
- a CDS encoding amidohydrolase family protein: MFDLIIRNANLPDGRQGFDIGLSGGKITAIEKGLDAVCGDEIDATGRLVSPPFCDPHFHMDATLSLGMPRMNVSGTLLEGIALWGELRPLLTKEALVERALRYCDLAVSQGLLFIRSHVDTSDPRLVTAEALIEVRERVAPYIQLQLVAFPQDGYYRAEGGVSSLNRALDMGIDIVGGIPHFERTMEEGRLSLEALCRIAAERGLPVDIHCDETDDPMSRHIETLAAETIRHGLQGRVAGSHLTSMHSMDNYYVSKLIPLMAEARINVIPNPLINIMLQGRHDTYPKRRGMTRVRELMAAGLNVSFGQDCTMDPWYSMGSADMLEVGHMAIHVAQMGGLDDKRQIFDALTVNSAKTMGLEGYGLEVGCKADLVVLQAADVFEALRLKPSRLFVVKGGKVISRTAPRIGELFLEGRPASVDSGRDYVPVY; this comes from the coding sequence ATGTTCGATCTCATCATCCGCAATGCCAACCTGCCAGATGGCCGCCAGGGTTTCGATATTGGCCTTTCCGGCGGAAAGATCACTGCCATCGAAAAGGGGCTGGATGCAGTCTGCGGCGACGAGATCGATGCAACGGGCCGTCTCGTCAGCCCACCGTTTTGCGATCCGCATTTTCACATGGATGCAACGCTGTCACTTGGCATGCCGCGCATGAATGTGTCCGGCACATTGCTGGAAGGCATAGCGCTCTGGGGCGAGCTGCGGCCGCTTTTGACGAAGGAGGCACTGGTTGAACGCGCCCTGCGCTACTGCGATCTCGCGGTCTCCCAAGGTCTGCTGTTCATCCGCAGCCATGTCGATACCTCCGATCCAAGACTGGTCACAGCAGAAGCCTTGATTGAGGTGCGCGAACGGGTAGCGCCCTATATTCAATTGCAGCTCGTGGCCTTTCCGCAGGACGGCTATTACCGCGCCGAAGGCGGCGTTTCCTCGCTCAACCGCGCACTCGATATGGGCATCGACATCGTCGGCGGTATTCCGCATTTCGAGCGGACAATGGAGGAGGGAAGGCTGTCGCTGGAAGCTCTCTGCCGCATTGCTGCCGAGCGGGGCTTGCCGGTCGATATCCATTGCGACGAAACCGACGATCCGATGTCACGCCATATCGAAACGCTCGCTGCAGAAACCATCCGCCATGGGCTGCAAGGCCGGGTGGCAGGTTCGCATCTCACCTCCATGCATTCCATGGATAATTATTACGTCTCCAAGCTCATTCCGCTGATGGCGGAAGCCCGGATCAACGTCATCCCCAACCCGCTGATCAACATCATGCTCCAAGGCCGCCACGACACCTATCCGAAACGTCGTGGCATGACGCGGGTCCGCGAACTGATGGCGGCAGGGCTGAACGTCTCCTTTGGTCAGGATTGCACCATGGATCCATGGTATTCAATGGGATCGGCCGACATGCTGGAGGTGGGCCATATGGCCATCCACGTTGCACAAATGGGCGGGCTGGACGACAAGAGACAGATTTTCGACGCCCTCACCGTCAATTCGGCAAAAACCATGGGTCTCGAAGGCTATGGTTTAGAGGTCGGCTGCAAGGCCGATCTCGTGGTGTTGCAGGCCGCTGACGTGTTTGAAGCCCTTCGCCTCAAGCCATCGCGCCTTTTTGTGGTCAAGGGCGGCAAGGTGATTTCCCGCACTGCGCCCCGCATTGGAGAGTTGTTTCTGGAAGGCCGCCCTGCGTCTGTCGATAGCGGACGCGATTACGTGCCGGTTTACTGA
- a CDS encoding ABC transporter permease encodes MRFERREHRPLVLVIATPIMAIVAALAISGILIAIAGAPVLEAYWRIVIGAFGSRLSTTETLTRATPLMLTGLSAAVAFRARLWNIGAEGQLYLGAITVAAASSHLLSDFPPAIQIPALLILGALAGMVLLLVPLWLRLRFSVDEVVTTLLLNFVAVLFVSMLIDTVLKDPMAFGWPQSQSVADAAMLPKLLARSRLHLGLVIAVVLALVLHFVQQRTVFGIHSRAAGLNPAGAVFAGVPLGRTLVAVACISGGLAGLAGAVEVMGVKGYVTTDLSPGYGYSGIVVAMLANLNPLGVVLAALFTATMFVGADGMSRAMGIPSYIADVTVALSLLTMLTALFFTQYRIVR; translated from the coding sequence ATGCGGTTTGAGCGACGCGAACATCGACCTCTTGTGCTTGTCATCGCCACGCCGATCATGGCCATTGTCGCTGCGTTGGCGATCTCAGGCATTCTTATTGCCATTGCGGGTGCGCCGGTTCTGGAAGCCTATTGGCGGATTGTCATAGGTGCGTTCGGCTCGCGGCTCTCGACCACGGAGACTCTCACCCGCGCGACGCCCCTGATGCTGACAGGTCTTTCGGCGGCAGTGGCGTTTCGGGCGCGGCTGTGGAACATTGGGGCCGAGGGCCAGCTTTATCTCGGTGCCATCACCGTTGCGGCGGCAAGTTCGCATCTATTGAGCGATTTTCCGCCTGCCATCCAGATTCCCGCCCTGCTTATCCTCGGTGCGCTCGCGGGCATGGTTTTGCTGCTCGTGCCGCTTTGGCTGCGCCTGCGTTTTTCCGTGGACGAGGTGGTGACGACCCTGCTGCTCAATTTCGTTGCCGTGCTGTTTGTCTCAATGCTGATTGATACCGTGTTGAAAGACCCGATGGCTTTCGGTTGGCCGCAATCGCAATCGGTGGCTGATGCTGCCATGCTGCCAAAGCTGTTGGCGCGCTCACGCCTGCATTTGGGCCTTGTCATTGCCGTGGTGCTGGCGCTTGTGTTGCATTTTGTTCAACAGCGCACAGTGTTTGGAATTCACTCACGGGCGGCGGGTCTCAACCCGGCAGGGGCCGTTTTTGCTGGCGTGCCGCTTGGCCGCACGCTGGTGGCTGTTGCTTGCATTTCCGGTGGTCTTGCGGGGCTTGCAGGTGCTGTGGAAGTCATGGGCGTCAAGGGCTATGTGACCACGGATCTCTCTCCCGGCTATGGCTATTCCGGCATTGTGGTGGCCATGCTCGCCAATCTCAATCCGCTCGGCGTTGTGCTGGCGGCGCTGTTTACGGCCACCATGTTCGTGGGTGCCGACGGCATGAGTCGTGCCATGGGCATTCCCAGCTATATTGCCGATGTGACGGTGGCGCTCTCGCTATTGACCATGCTGACCGCGCTGTTTTTCACCCAATACAGGATTGTCCGATGA
- a CDS encoding amidohydrolase family protein: MMQAIVMPDNSGADCIIEAGTVLTGIDAGTVLTGLGTDGKMTMRHDVGIRVEKGMIAQIGPMEAVGYGNDHLPRFGSRRMIAMPGLVNAHHHFGVTPLMQGVPFAPLELWLPQFRAMRRIDQRLDTLYSAIEMLESGTTTVQHIHSGFSGTPDSWMQTAEATISAYGEIGMRLGYCFMIRDRNILSYEPDAHILSRLPATARDWIAPQLAAADIPVPRLMEFYTDLRARFMKGSPQHIRMNLAPANLHWCSDDALQTIFETAKAAGGNVHMHLLETERQAEFARRTYGRSAVQHLQKLQCLDANVTLGHGNWMSGEDLDIIASCGCTICHNASSGLRLGSGIAPVNEMRRRGIPVALGIDQSNIADDRDMTLEMKLVWALHRETGLWNDRPDAGAVLQMASEHGAASAGFGGFTGRLEPGWQADIVLMDKDRIARPAINSRTPPVEALLHRGGRHAIEQVFVGGRLVVDGGRVTTVDRDAVMAEIAAILSHPETDAERYAWQAVETLLPHLESSLQQLGLGAGYRRYRYNSMSDQ; encoded by the coding sequence ATGATGCAGGCCATTGTGATGCCGGACAATTCCGGCGCAGACTGCATCATCGAGGCCGGCACCGTGCTGACCGGCATTGATGCCGGCACCGTGCTGACCGGCCTTGGCACGGATGGCAAAATGACCATGCGCCACGATGTCGGCATCCGCGTCGAGAAGGGCATGATCGCCCAGATCGGTCCGATGGAAGCGGTCGGCTATGGCAACGACCACCTGCCACGCTTTGGCTCGCGCCGGATGATCGCCATGCCGGGCCTGGTCAACGCGCACCACCATTTCGGTGTGACACCACTGATGCAGGGCGTGCCTTTTGCGCCGCTGGAACTATGGCTGCCGCAATTTCGCGCCATGCGCCGCATCGACCAGCGGCTGGATACGCTTTATTCAGCCATCGAAATGCTAGAGAGCGGCACGACCACCGTACAACACATCCATAGCGGCTTTTCCGGCACGCCGGACAGTTGGATGCAGACGGCAGAAGCAACCATCTCGGCCTATGGCGAAATCGGCATGCGGCTCGGCTATTGCTTCATGATCCGCGACCGCAATATTCTGTCCTACGAGCCGGATGCCCATATCTTGAGCCGTCTGCCCGCAACGGCGCGTGACTGGATTGCGCCGCAGCTGGCCGCTGCCGATATTCCGGTTCCCCGGCTGATGGAATTCTATACCGATCTGCGCGCCCGTTTCATGAAGGGTAGCCCACAGCATATCCGCATGAATCTTGCGCCCGCCAATCTGCACTGGTGCAGCGATGATGCCTTGCAGACGATTTTCGAGACGGCCAAGGCGGCAGGTGGAAATGTCCACATGCATCTTCTCGAAACCGAGCGGCAGGCGGAATTTGCCCGGCGCACCTATGGCCGCAGCGCCGTTCAGCATCTGCAAAAACTGCAATGTCTCGATGCCAATGTGACGCTTGGCCACGGCAACTGGATGAGCGGCGAGGATCTCGACATCATCGCTTCCTGCGGCTGTACCATCTGCCACAATGCCTCTTCCGGCCTCAGGCTCGGCAGCGGGATTGCGCCCGTCAACGAGATGCGACGACGCGGCATTCCGGTTGCCCTCGGCATAGACCAGTCGAATATTGCTGACGACCGCGACATGACACTGGAAATGAAACTGGTCTGGGCGTTGCATCGGGAAACCGGGCTTTGGAACGATAGGCCGGATGCGGGTGCCGTGTTGCAAATGGCCAGCGAACATGGTGCGGCCTCCGCCGGGTTCGGTGGATTTACGGGACGTCTGGAGCCTGGCTGGCAGGCCGATATCGTGCTGATGGACAAGGACCGCATCGCCCGCCCGGCTATCAATTCACGAACGCCACCCGTGGAAGCGCTGCTGCATCGCGGTGGGCGTCACGCCATAGAACAGGTCTTCGTCGGTGGGCGGCTGGTGGTGGATGGCGGTCGCGTGACGACCGTGGACCGCGATGCTGTCATGGCGGAAATCGCGGCTATTCTATCACACCCGGAAACGGATGCGGAACGGTATGCCTGGCAGGCGGTAGAAACCCTGCTGCCGCATCTCGAATCCAGCCTGCAACAGTTGGGCCTTGGGGCTGGTTATCGTCGTTACCGCTACAATTCAATGTCGGATCAGTAA